In Deltaproteobacteria bacterium, the DNA window TTTCGCCGAGGCGGCCGGACGCCACCATCTTCCGCAACAGCGGCGCCGGACGGTAGCGGTCGTCGCCGGTCTCTTCCAGGAGCCCTTCGAGGACCGCCAGCACCTCGTCGAGGCCGACCTCGTCGGCCCAGCGCAGCGGTCCCTGGGGATAGTTGGTGCCCAGCCGGAGGGCGACGTCGATCTCCTCGGCGGTGGCGACCCCCTCGTCCAGGCTGCGCGCGGCCTCGTTGATGATCAGGCTCAGGATGCGCGGGAACACGAGGCCCGGCGCGTCCTTGACGACGGCGCTCTCCTTGCCCAGGCCTTCCACCAGGGCGCCGGCCGCCGCCATGGCCTCGTCGCCGGTGTCGAGTCCGCGCGCCAGCTCGATGACGTTGCGGCGCGCCAGCGGATGGAAGGTAGCGAAGCCGACGACCCGCTCCGGCCGGCGGCTCCAGGAGGCCAGCGTCGTGGTGGACCAGCGGATGCAGGAGCTGAGCACGAGCGCGGCTCCCGGCGCGGCCGCGTCGATCGCCTCCACCAGCCGCCGCTTCTCCTCGCTCCCGTGGGCGAGCGTGTCGACGACGACGTCGGTCGCCGGGTCCACCGCGTCCGGGCCGGCGCACCGTGCCGCGTTCAGGCCTTTGTCCAGGGCGAGCCGGAGCAGGTCCTCCGCCAGGCGGTTGCCGCCGAGGATGGCAACGCTACTTGGACTCATAGTTGTAGAAGCCTTTGCCGGTCTTGCGCCCCAGGTGGCCGGCCAGATACAGCTTCTGCTGCAGCGGGCTGGGGCGGAAGCGCGGGTCCTCGAAGAAGGCGTGGTAGAGGGTCTCGGTGGCGGTGAAGTTGATGTCGATGCCGATGAGGTCCTGCAATTCGAACGGGCCCATGCGGAAACCGCCGGATTCGCGCATGATCCGGTCCACCGTCTCCACGTCGGTGCCGCCGTCGCCCAGGATGCGCAGCGCCTCGTTGTAGAAGGGGCGCGCGATGCGGTTCACGATGAAGCCGGGCGTGTCCTTGGCGCGCACCGGGGTCTTGCCGAAGCGCCGGGTGATGTCCATGGCCTTGGCCACGGCGGCGTCGCTGGTGAGCTCTCCCTGCACCACTTCCACCAGCGCCATGAGCGGCGCCGGGTTGAAGAAGTGCATGCCCAGCACCCGCGTGGCGTCCTTCACCGCGCCGCCGATGGCGGTCACCGACAGCGAGGAGGTGTTGGTGGCCAGCAGGGTCTCGGGCCCGCACGCGGCGTCGAGCTTCTGGAACAGCTCCCGCTTGACCGGGAGGTTTTCGGTGGCGGCCTCGATGACCAGGACGGCGTCGGACAGATCCTCCAGCGCGAGCGAGCCCTGGAGGCGCGCCAGGATGCGCGCTTCTTCCTGCTCGTCGATGTTGCCTTTCTCGCGGCTGCGGCCGATGAAGCCACGGATGCGGCCGAGGCCGCGGTCGAGGAACTCCTGGGCGATGTCGTACACCACGCACTCGAACCCGCCCTGGACCGCCACCTGGGCGATGCCCGCGCCCATGGTGCCGGCGCCGATGACTCCGATCCTGTTCTCGTTCGCCATGCTCGGATTCCGCCCCGATCGTCCCTGACCTACTCGCCCTTGAACACCGGCTCGCGTTTTTCCATGAAGGCGCGTACGCCTTCGTCGTAGTCGGCGGTGCGTCCGGCGATCTCCTGGGTGCAGGCTTCGTACTCGAGCTGCGCCTCCAATTCGGCGTACATGGAGCGGTTGAGGGTGCGCTTGATCAGGCCGGCGCTGCGCGGCGCGCGCGCGAGGCGCTCGGCCATGGCGCGGGCCTCCGCCGCCAGCTCCGCCACCGGCACCACCTTGGTGACGAGCCCGTGGCGCAGCGCGTCCCGGGCTTCCAGCGGCTCTCCCAGAAGGAACAGCTCGGTGGCCTTGCCGAGGCCGATGAGGCGGGGCATGAAGTAGCTGCCGCCGCAGTCGGGGCCCAGGCCCACGCGCACGAACGCCTCGATGAAGCGCGCGTTCTCCGAGGCGATGCGCAGGTCGCACGCCAGCGTGAGGTTGCAGCCCGCCCCCGCGGCCACGCCGTTGACGGCGCAGAGCACGATCTTCTCGGTCCGGCGGATGGCCAGGATGATGGGGTTGTAGCGCTCCCTGAGAGATTCGCCCAGAGAGCCCTTCTTGTCCGGCGAGCGCTCCTTCAGGTCCTGGCCGGCGCAGAAGGCGCGCTCGCCCGCGCCGGTGAGGACGAAGCAGCGCACCGCCTTGTCGCGATTGCCGTCCCTGAATGCGTCCAGCAGCTCGCGGTTCATCTGCGGGGTGAAGGCGTTGAGCGCCTGGGGGCGGTTCAGCGTGATGGTGGCGATGCCGTCCCGCTTGTCGTAGAGGATCGTCTCGTAGCTCATTTTCCCTTGAACTCGGGCTTGCGCTTGTCGAGGAACGCCTTCATGCCCTCGCGGCGGTCCTCGGACGCGAACAGCGTGTAGAAGGACTTGCGCTCGAAGGCGAGCCCTTCGTCCAGCGGCGCGTTGGCGGCCTTGAGGATGGCTTCCTTGGCGAAGCGGACGGCGATGGGCGGCTTGCGCGCGATGGCGTGGGCCATGGCCTTGGCCTCGTCCAGCAGCACCTCCACCGGCACCACCTTGTTGACCAGCCCGGAGCGCTCGGCCTCGGCCGCGTTCATGAACCGGCCCGTGAGCACCAGCTCCATGGCCTTGTGCTTGCCCACCAGGTGCGTCAGCCGCTGGGTCCCTCCGGAGCCCGGGATGACGCCCAGGTTGACCTCGGGCTGGCCGAAGACGGCCGACTCCGAGGCGATGATGATGTCGCAACTCATGGCCAGCTCGCAGCCGCCGCCCAGGGCGAAGCCGCTCACCGCGGCGATGACCGGCTTGGCGAGGTGGTTCAGGCGGTCGCGCAGCACGAGCCGGTCGTGCGCCGTGCCCGCGAACGGGGTGGCGTCCACCATCTCGTTGATGTCCGCGCCCGCGGCGAACACGCGTTCGCCCCCGGTGATGACGAAGACCCGTACGGAGTCGTCGCGGTCGAGCTCCTCGAAGGCCGTGCACAGGTCCTTGCACAGGCCGTAGGAGAGGGCGTTGAGTTGTTTCGGGCGGTTGAGCGTGGCCACGGCCACGGGGCCGTCGCGGTCCAGGATGATGTTGTCGAAGGTCATGCTACGGGGCAGCTATACACCATAGGTCGGGTGGTTTCAATTCGCGCCCGGGACACCACACTAGTGATTTCATTGACTTGAAAATCCCGATCTGACAACATCGGTGCTCATGCCGAACGGTCCTGAATCACGCACCGCCCACCACGACGAGAAGCTGCAGGGGATCCTCAAGACGTCCGCCGCGATCTTCGCGGAGAAGGGGTTCGACGGCACCTCCATCCGCGACATCAGCCGGGCCACGGGGATGAGTCTGGCGGGACTGTATTACTATTTCCGCACCAAGGAAGAGTTGCTGTGCCTGATCCAGGAGCGTTGCCTGGTGACGTTGCTGGAAACTGCGCGGAAGATCGAGACATCCGGAAAAGCACCCCGCGAGAAGGTCGCCCTGTTCGTCCACAACCATCTCGGTTTCTTTCTGCACAACATGAACGAGATGAAGGTGATGTCCAGGGAGGACACGGCGCTGACGGCGGACTACGAGAAGCGCATTCTCGAGCTGAAGCGGCGTTACGTGAAGGCCTTGGTGGACCTGGTGGAGGAACTGCAACGGAACGAAGGTGCGCCCAAGCTCAACGTCCGCGTGGCGGCGCTGGCGCTCTTCGGCATGATGAACTGGGTCTACACCTGGTACAACCCCAGCCGGGACCCTTCGCTCGAGGGTCTCATCGAACAGGTGCTGCGCATCTTCTTCTTCGGCGTGCTCCACGGGGAGGCGGAGGGCGAGGGAGCGGAGGACCGTCTGCGCCGGTCTTTCCTGCCGGACGACAAGAGCTTCGTGCTCTGGCCCGGGTCGTGAGCCGCCGAGCCGACCCCGTCAGGCGGCGGCGCTGGGGCGTTGGCTGACGCGTTCGTACCAGTCGGTGGCGTGGCGGCACTCGGGAGGCAGGCTCATCTTGATCCAGCCGGCGAAGTCCACGGTCACCTGCGCGGTGATGTCGGCGATGGTGTAGCGTTCGCCGGTGACGAAGGGATGGTCGGCGAGTTGCCGGTCGAGGTCGGCGAAGAAGCGCTCGACGCGGGCGCGGCCGCGCTGCACGAGTTCGGGAATCTGCTCGGCGCCGTCCGGGCCGGTGAGCGCCCGGCCTTTGAGTCCCCTGGCCTGGTTGCGGAACGCTTCGGTGACGGCGAGGAAGCCGTCGATCTCGAAGCGGTGCTCCCACATGGCCACGCGCGCGCGGTCGCGCGCGTCCACGCCCATGAGCGGCGGCTCGGGACGGGTCTCTTCCAGGTAGCGGCAGACGGCGACGGCTTCACTGACGGTGGTGCCGTCGTCGAGTTCCAGCACCGGGACGGTGCACCAGGGGTTCAGCTTGCGGAAGGACTCGGTGAGGTGTTCGCCGTTGCGCAGGTCCACCTGGACGGTGGGGATGTCCAGGCCTTTCTCGGCGATGAAGATGCGCACGCGGCGCGGGCTCGGGGCGGTGCTGCAGTCGTAGAACTTCATGGGACGGTTATACCGGAGTTCGGGCCGGAATGCCGTACTGCCGCAGCGTGGTTTCGAGCGTCGGGCGGCCGAGCCGGAGGCGGCCGTCGTTCAGGAGATACGAGAACAGGTAGCCGGCGCCGAGCATGAGGATGCCGATCAGGAAGCAGTACATGACGGCCCGGTCCGGGTAGGAGTCCTTGAGGTAGCCCACGTAGAGCGGGCCGAAGATGCCCGCCGCCGCCCAGGCCGTGAGGACGACGCCGTACATCTTGGACATCTTCTCGGTGCCGAAGACGTCCAGGATGTAGGGCGGCATGGTGGCGAAACCGCCGCCGAAGCAGAGCAGCACGTAGCACACCAGCACGGAGAAGACCCACGGGTTCTCCTCGGTCATCAACACGCCGAACACCACCATCTGGCTCGCCAGCAGGATGCGGAAGACCTTGACCCGGCCGATGCGGTCGGACAGGAGGCCCCAGAACAGCCGCCCCACTCCGTTGCACACGGAGCTGGCGGCGATGAGCGTGGCGCCGTACTCCGCCAGCACCGCGGGCTCGACGGTGGGGTCCGCCAGACCCCAGACCTCCTGCAGCAGCTCGGACTGGAAGCTGATGACGGAGATGCCCGCGGCGATGTTGAAGAAGAACACGATCCACATGATGATGAACTGGCCGGAGCTCAGGTAGGGCAGGGTGGACTCCGGCTCGTCCGGTTCCAGGTGCGGAACGGACGCACCCGCGTTCTTCGCCGGGGCCACGGGGTCGCTCAGGGCCAGGCTGCAAGGCAGCAGTATGCCGGCGAAGATGATGCCGAGCCACAGGAAGACGTGGGCCAGGTCGCCCTCGGTGCGCACCACCAGGAAGGGCGCCAGCCCCTTGCTCAGGAGCAGCGCGCCGATGCCGAAGCCCATCACGACAATGCCCGTGACCAGGCCCTTCATGTCCGGGAACCACTTGGCCACCGTGGCCACCGGGGTCACGTAGCCCAGGCCGATGCCGGCGCCGCCGATGACGCCGTAGCCGAGATAGAAGAGCGGCAGGTAGTCCAGCCACAGCGCGGCGGCGGCGATCACGTACCCGCCCGAGAACATCAGGCTGCCGGTAAGCGCCAGCCGCCGGGGTCCCAGCCGCCCCAGCGCGGAGCCGGCCCAGGCCGCGGACGTTCCCAGGGAGAAGATGGCGATGCTGAAGGCCCAGGCTGTCTCGGTGTGCGTCCACCCGGACTGGTGCACCAGCATGGTCTGGAAGAAGCTCCAGGCGTAGACCGTCCCGAAGCATATCTGCAGCATGGTGCAGAAGAATGCGATGGCGGCTCGGTGAATGCGCACCTCGCTATCCCTCCCGTCTCGCGGCTATCCGGTGGCGTCCGCCGCCGGGGGCGGCTCGTCCGATGGGGTCCGGCGTTGCGACAGGTGCAGGAGCAGGCGCGCCAGTTCCCCGGCCTCGTCGTCCCGCGCGAGAATCCGTTGGTCTTCGGCGCCGTTGGCGTCCTCTTCCTTGGCCAGCTTGACGGCGAAGGCCAGAAGTTCGCCCAGCGGCCTGGCGGCCAGGTTGACGAACCATATGGAGCCCAGGACGCCCACCACCAGCAGGATGGAGATGAGGTACACCTGCTGGCCGATGGCCCGTTGGATCTTGAGGCCGATGACGTCCAGGTCCATGCCCACGTGCACGGTGCCCGCGAATCCTGCCAGGATCGGGCTGCCCACCTCCACGAAATCGCCCATTCCCGGCAACTGCCTGTTCACCGCCTTGGTCTCGTTGGGGTCGCTGTTGAGGATGACCTCGGGAATGCCGGGAACGAAGGTGTGGGCCAGGAACTCGCCGGTGTCGCTGGTGATGTAGACGTAGCGGATGCCCTGGATCTCCACGAACTGGTCGATGAGCGACTGGAGCGTGGCGAGGTTGCGGTTGAGCAGGATGTCCACGCTGGCGTCGGCGATGGTCTTGGCGATGTTGCGGCTGTTGCTCTCGTACTCCGCCGACAGGTGGGTCTGCACCGTGTAGATGGTCAGCGCCGAGGTGGACAGCACGATCAGGCCGAAGAGCCCGAAGATGCCGAACTGGGTCTTCTGAAAGAGCTTCCTGATCTTCATGATCACCCGAACTTGGCTTTCCAGTCGTCCAGGGTGACGAACCGGCCTCCCTCGACGACCGTGTAGTAAACCTTCTGCAGCCCCTGCCGGCGCTCCGGCCCGAAGGACACGGCCTCGCCGATGCCCAGGTCGTAGTCGCGCACCGAGAAAACGGCCTCCTCCAGGCCGCTTCTGTCCGGTCTGCCCTTGAGACGCCGGAGAATCTCCACCAGCAACTTGGCGTCCAGGAACCCTTCCAGGCTCACGAAGCTGTGGGGAAACGGCTTGTAGGCCTCCTTCACCAGCTCCTTGGGCACCTGGGGATCGTAGCGCGCCATCAGCTCGCGGTACTCCTTGACGGCCGCGATCGAGGTGTCCTCGTAGCTGGGCACCACCTGCGAGTTCACCAGGTACCGGGCGTAGGTATCGGGGTCGTCCTGCCCTTCCGACAGCAGGTTGAGCAGGTTTTCGCTGCCGACGAAGGAGAGGTTGGCGATGGGGACGCGCAGGCCCAGGTCCACGGCGTCGCGGGCGAAGCCGGCGCAGGCGGCGTAGGCGCCGACGCAGATTACGGCGTCGGGAGAGGCCTTCTTCAGGATCTCCACCTGGGCCCGGAAGCTGCCCGTGAACCGCGACCCCCGGCGGTACGTGGCCTCGCCGACCATCTCGATGCCGTGCTTCGCCAAGGCTGCCCGCACCCCCGCCCAGCCGCTGCGGCCGTAGGCATCGGCCTGGTAGAACATGCCGATGCGTTCCCGGCCGATGCGCACGAAGTTGTTCACGAGGCCGGCGGTTTCCTGGCGGTAGGACGCCCGCAAATTGAAGGCGAACTCCCCGTAAGGCGGCTCCCGCTGGGGCTGGGCGCCGGTGAAGGGGAAGAACAGGTAGACCCGCTGGGCCTGGAACTTCTTCAACATCGGCAGAACGCGGGTGACGGTGGGGGTGCCCACGTAGCCGAAGAGCAGGAAGACCTGGTCCTCCAGCATCAGCTTCACGGTGTTCTCGACGCAGGGATCGGGCTGGTAGCCGTCGTCATAGAGCTTCAGCGCGATCTTGCGGCCGTTGACGCCGCCGTTCTCGTTGACGTGGTTGAAATAGGATTTGGCGCCGCGATAGAGCTCGGTACCCAGGCCGCGGGAGGGGCCGGAGAAGGCGGCGGACACGCCCAGCACGATCTCGCCGTCGGGTCCGATGCCTCTCATCGCGGCTGCTCGTGCGCCCGCGTTCATGGAGTGGAGCCAAGGCGGCGCCAGCATCGCCGCGAGCCCGGCGCGGACGAATGTTCTGCGTGTCAGGCCCGCGCGCGCGGCCGGAGCGGTCCGGCCGTCTCTACCGGTAGGACTCCGCGTATCCACAAGCAGCCTCGCTTTCCTGAAGTCCGATGCGATGGGAAACCGCGGTTTGCGTGGAGGACAACTGCTCCGCAGGTTAACCGCAAATATCAAATTGAATCAATCGTCTTAGAAAGACCGCAGCAACTCCAGGGTCTCGCGGTCTTCCTTCAGGTCCTTGCCTTTCGGGGTCTCCAGGCACATGGGCAGGCCGAAAAAGCGCTTGTCGTTCATCAGCAGGCGGAACGGCTCCACGTCCAGGTGCCCTTTGCCGATGATCTCGTGGCGGTCCACCCGGCAGTCCAGTTCCTTCTTGGAGTCGTTCAGGTGGAAGGCGGCGAGCAGCTTGACGCCGACGACCTCGTCGAACTCCGTGAAGGTGCGCTCGTATCCCTCGCGGGTGCGGATGTCGTAGCCGGCGGCGAAGGCGTGCTGGGTGTCGAAGCACACCCGGAGCCGGTCGCTTTCCCTGGCGCTGTCGATGATGTTGCGGATGTGCTCGAAGCGGTAGCCCAGGTTGCTGCCCTGGCCTGCGGTGATCTCCAGCGCCACGCGCACCTTGAAGCCCTTGCAACGGCGGTGGATCGCGTCCAGCGAACGCGCGATGGTGCGCAGGCCCGCGCGTTCGCCCGCGCCCGTGTGGGCGCCCGGATGGGCGATGAGACAGGGGATGTCCAGGGCCTCGCACCGCTCCATCTCGTCCACGAACGCGGCCACGGACTTCTGCCGCAGCTCCCGGTCGGGCGCGCCGAGGTTCAGGAGGTAGGAGTCGTGCGCCACCACCGTGTGCACCCCGCTGGCCTTCTGCGTGTCCTTGAAGGTGCGCACGTCCTCGTCGCTCAAGGGCTTCGCGGCCCACTGCCGCGAGGACTTGGTGAAGATCTGGACGGCTTCGCAGCCCACGCTGTCGCCCGCGTGGAGCGCGTTGTGAACGCCGCCGGCGATGGACATGTGGGCTCCCAGAAGAGGTCGGTCCTTGGGGGGTGTCTTCTTGTCGGGGGCGGGGGCCATGGTCGGTGTTGTACCAC includes these proteins:
- a CDS encoding TetR/AcrR family transcriptional regulator — encoded protein: MPNGPESRTAHHDEKLQGILKTSAAIFAEKGFDGTSIRDISRATGMSLAGLYYYFRTKEELLCLIQERCLVTLLETARKIETSGKAPREKVALFVHNHLGFFLHNMNEMKVMSREDTALTADYEKRILELKRRYVKALVDLVEELQRNEGAPKLNVRVAALALFGMMNWVYTWYNPSRDPSLEGLIEQVLRIFFFGVLHGEAEGEGAEDRLRRSFLPDDKSFVLWPGS
- a CDS encoding OFA family MFS transporter, producing MRIHRAAIAFFCTMLQICFGTVYAWSFFQTMLVHQSGWTHTETAWAFSIAIFSLGTSAAWAGSALGRLGPRRLALTGSLMFSGGYVIAAAALWLDYLPLFYLGYGVIGGAGIGLGYVTPVATVAKWFPDMKGLVTGIVVMGFGIGALLLSKGLAPFLVVRTEGDLAHVFLWLGIIFAGILLPCSLALSDPVAPAKNAGASVPHLEPDEPESTLPYLSSGQFIIMWIVFFFNIAAGISVISFQSELLQEVWGLADPTVEPAVLAEYGATLIAASSVCNGVGRLFWGLLSDRIGRVKVFRILLASQMVVFGVLMTEENPWVFSVLVCYVLLCFGGGFATMPPYILDVFGTEKMSKMYGVVLTAWAAAGIFGPLYVGYLKDSYPDRAVMYCFLIGILMLGAGYLFSYLLNDGRLRLGRPTLETTLRQYGIPARTPV
- a CDS encoding 3-hydroxyacyl-CoA dehydrogenase family protein, which codes for MSPSSVAILGGNRLAEDLLRLALDKGLNAARCAGPDAVDPATDVVVDTLAHGSEEKRRLVEAIDAAAPGAALVLSSCIRWSTTTLASWSRRPERVVGFATFHPLARRNVIELARGLDTGDEAMAAAGALVEGLGKESAVVKDAPGLVFPRILSLIINEAARSLDEGVATAEEIDVALRLGTNYPQGPLRWADEVGLDEVLAVLEGLLEETGDDRYRPAPLLRKMVASGRLGESAGRGFYRHGEAGI
- a CDS encoding enoyl-CoA hydratase-related protein; amino-acid sequence: MTFDNIILDRDGPVAVATLNRPKQLNALSYGLCKDLCTAFEELDRDDSVRVFVITGGERVFAAGADINEMVDATPFAGTAHDRLVLRDRLNHLAKPVIAAVSGFALGGGCELAMSCDIIIASESAVFGQPEVNLGVIPGSGGTQRLTHLVGKHKAMELVLTGRFMNAAEAERSGLVNKVVPVEVLLDEAKAMAHAIARKPPIAVRFAKEAILKAANAPLDEGLAFERKSFYTLFASEDRREGMKAFLDKRKPEFKGK
- a CDS encoding 3-hydroxyacyl-CoA dehydrogenase NAD-binding domain-containing protein, giving the protein MANENRIGVIGAGTMGAGIAQVAVQGGFECVVYDIAQEFLDRGLGRIRGFIGRSREKGNIDEQEEARILARLQGSLALEDLSDAVLVIEAATENLPVKRELFQKLDAACGPETLLATNTSSLSVTAIGGAVKDATRVLGMHFFNPAPLMALVEVVQGELTSDAAVAKAMDITRRFGKTPVRAKDTPGFIVNRIARPFYNEALRILGDGGTDVETVDRIMRESGGFRMGPFELQDLIGIDINFTATETLYHAFFEDPRFRPSPLQQKLYLAGHLGRKTGKGFYNYESK
- a CDS encoding ABC transporter substrate-binding protein codes for the protein MRGIGPDGEIVLGVSAAFSGPSRGLGTELYRGAKSYFNHVNENGGVNGRKIALKLYDDGYQPDPCVENTVKLMLEDQVFLLFGYVGTPTVTRVLPMLKKFQAQRVYLFFPFTGAQPQREPPYGEFAFNLRASYRQETAGLVNNFVRIGRERIGMFYQADAYGRSGWAGVRAALAKHGIEMVGEATYRRGSRFTGSFRAQVEILKKASPDAVICVGAYAACAGFARDAVDLGLRVPIANLSFVGSENLLNLLSEGQDDPDTYARYLVNSQVVPSYEDTSIAAVKEYRELMARYDPQVPKELVKEAYKPFPHSFVSLEGFLDAKLLVEILRRLKGRPDRSGLEEAVFSVRDYDLGIGEAVSFGPERRQGLQKVYYTVVEGGRFVTLDDWKAKFG
- a CDS encoding deoxyribonuclease IV; amino-acid sequence: MAPAPDKKTPPKDRPLLGAHMSIAGGVHNALHAGDSVGCEAVQIFTKSSRQWAAKPLSDEDVRTFKDTQKASGVHTVVAHDSYLLNLGAPDRELRQKSVAAFVDEMERCEALDIPCLIAHPGAHTGAGERAGLRTIARSLDAIHRRCKGFKVRVALEITAGQGSNLGYRFEHIRNIIDSARESDRLRVCFDTQHAFAAGYDIRTREGYERTFTEFDEVVGVKLLAAFHLNDSKKELDCRVDRHEIIGKGHLDVEPFRLLMNDKRFFGLPMCLETPKGKDLKEDRETLELLRSF
- a CDS encoding enoyl-CoA hydratase-related protein, which gives rise to MSYETILYDKRDGIATITLNRPQALNAFTPQMNRELLDAFRDGNRDKAVRCFVLTGAGERAFCAGQDLKERSPDKKGSLGESLRERYNPIILAIRRTEKIVLCAVNGVAAGAGCNLTLACDLRIASENARFIEAFVRVGLGPDCGGSYFMPRLIGLGKATELFLLGEPLEARDALRHGLVTKVVPVAELAAEARAMAERLARAPRSAGLIKRTLNRSMYAELEAQLEYEACTQEIAGRTADYDEGVRAFMEKREPVFKGE
- a CDS encoding glutathione S-transferase, coding for MKFYDCSTAPSPRRVRIFIAEKGLDIPTVQVDLRNGEHLTESFRKLNPWCTVPVLELDDGTTVSEAVAVCRYLEETRPEPPLMGVDARDRARVAMWEHRFEIDGFLAVTEAFRNQARGLKGRALTGPDGAEQIPELVQRGRARVERFFADLDRQLADHPFVTGERYTIADITAQVTVDFAGWIKMSLPPECRHATDWYERVSQRPSAAA